The DNA window TGTCACCGAGTGTTAATAGGCCATTGTCAGCCATTTCCACAGTTTATTCAAAGGGTTGGACAATTTCATTCGGTTCGTTAACGGAAGCCGGGCTCGttgttttgaattttttattCCCCCTCTAACGAgaaattactttaaattttgtcTTTTATCCTTTTAGCATATTAATCTGAAAAGTTCCGAGAACTGCTCCGTATTTGGTATTTGCAACTAGCAGTCTAAGTTCAATTACGAACTTGCGCTGATGAGGTTTCCGAAACTTGCGTACGAGCCGGAACCTTTTAGGAAACCTGTGCGATGGAGAAAAGTTTTACCGTTTCTTTTAAGAAAACAGCTTTGAGCTTGTAATTGATAATAGGGATGGCGACTACATAAAACAATGGacttctgtttagtccgtcagttagatcgttcaaaaatactgaacacatatttttcgctttatctaataattaatgaaaaaattacaaagatatagagcatcaaagttctggAGTAGGGGCTTGTGAcatcacttctaagtaaaaattgtacctaggcgtgacgtcacgcgaaacttcaacgcactgtaccgtcgtcatttttcgtttacgataaaaaagaaaaaatgcgtgtctaaaattctttgataatctgactaatttgttttttttagtcgtctcgcctattgaaaGAATCTGCTTTCACGCTGTGTAGCCGAACTCAATGTGAACGTCTGTCATCTTTTAAAGGAAATAAAAGTACCTATTTGAGACTAATCCTTCTTACCTTTTTGGTCAGGGAAAAATCTTATACTACTTACCTATACGTATGTACGTTAGAGCCGTCAAAGGCCTTCTTATTAGCCGGCCGTCTGGTTCTCGTAAACCCGGGCTTAGTTCCATATGCATTATATCTATGTATACCTGGATGCCCCGTGTTATGACAGGTCAGTAATTTCACCACGTCTCCTACCGCGGGTGTGGAAGAAGTCAGCAGTGGGATATGGGACATATATATGGATTTAATTACGGTGGCAGGCAAAGCGTCACTCCAATACCAAAATGtccttttctttcaaccccttaattgctaagagcggcactgaaacttgagccgTTTCATGTGCTATGCCTACCCCTTTCGGGAATGTAGGCGTTTATGCACCtgtttatgtatatgtattaaaTATCAGGATATTCTGGATGCAGATACATATATATCAAGGAGCTCAACATTAACAAGGTTTATTAATTGCATAAACAActcatcatcaatattgtgataaaAATAAAGCTATCCCTAGCTATCACTAATGAAGTCGCCAAAATCCTTTAATACCCCGCTATATAAGATAGCTATATCTCTTTCATGGCTCTATAAATCAGGTAAATGGGGCCGACGCGGATGCCATGTCGCAAGTCGTTATCAGTCATTCCTCATACCTCCCTGCCTATATAGGGATTTCAATCCGGTCCTGAGGATCCGGTAATCTGGCACTTTTTAGGGGCTACCGGATCCGACCTTTTGGCCTTTCATTTGTCAAAAAATAGACCTGAACACAGCACGTTGTGCGTTTTATCCTTTAGTATACTTAGGAGCAGGTCAGATCAAAATTGTTTCTACTTcattatttactttttacggTTGCTATGTGTTTTAGTAGATACTTTGATAAGATATAAAAAATGATTTAGAAATCAAGTTCTGATTATACATAGACATTTACTGAAGTTTTGATTTACTgctatgttttattttgtgacGACATGGCGACTGAGGTTCCTGAgtgacgccgtggcttgcgtgggcgacggtcgcgcgatggtcgcgcgacggcgatgcgacgcatacgaaatcaaaccttatcgatatggaagtagacgatgcgatgagacgcgacggcgacggtggcgcgaccgtcgcccacgcaagacacggcgttagcttGGAAACCTTTACAAACCTTAAGAATATGTCTGGTTCGCgtgattttattattaaaaaaaccggccaagagcgtgtcgggccacgctcagtgtagggttccgtagttttccgtatttttctcaaaaactactaaacctatcaagttcaaaacaattttcctagaaagtcttcataaagttctacttttgtgatttttttcatattttttaaacatatggttcaaaagttagagggggggggacgcacttttttttcctttaggagtgattatttccgaaaatattaatattatcaaaaaacgatcttagtaaacccttattcatttttaaatacctatccaacaatatatcacacgttggggttggcatgaaaaaaaatatcagcccccactttacatgtagggggggtaccctaataaaacatttttttccattttttatttttgcactttgttggcgtgattgatatacatattggtaccaaatttcagctttctaatgctaacggttactgagattatccgcggacggacggacggacggacggacggacagacagacatggcgaaactataagggttcctagttgactacggaaccctaaaaaaaggtcTAAAAAATCTCATATCACGCAAAAACCTAAAATCCGGGATCTGGGCGGATCCGGCCGGGCGGTCGGCAATCCCTACTCCTTACCCAACATGTTATAGGCCAACTCTTCAATCAAAAACGTCTTGTATTTTCTTTTCACGTTTTCCTGTTTGAACACGTCATTAGAACGAATTGCGCGGGGTTAGATGACAGGATGTATGTAAATGTTGTTCAATTAAAGATGCTTAAGCGTATATGGAGGCTGTTAGAGAAATGTTGaggattttttccatattttgagttgagtatatttatatttatgcttGTGTTACTTAAGGTAGTATGGTGATTTTTtgtgattaaaataaaaactccATAAATATTCTAATAACTAACTTTAATAATGACTTTATCCAAAACTGAACCACTCAATTTactaaagtcacacacaggtcgaacgcgataagcattaagcgcgagaacttaaagtgttatactcAATTTACTTATAAACATCATCATCCTAATTGCGTTATCCTACtactggggtccgctttgacaaataatcccaagatttggcgtaggctctagtttttacgaaagcgactgccatctgaccttccaacccgaagggtaaactagaccttattggaattagtccggtttcctcacgatgttttccttcaccgaaaagcgactggcagatatcaaatgacatttcgcacatgaattccgaaaaactcattggtgcgagccgcggttcgaacccgcgacctccggaacgaaagtcgcacgtacttaccgctatgCTACCAACGCTAGGCTACCAATTTACTTATAAACGTTGTCAAATTTCTTCTTCGGCTGATAACTGATAATTGCCTGTTTTTAAATGTGGAAAATGCACTCATAGAAATTTCGCTGTTCTTAGGTTTTAGGTATACttaaattttaacattttgataATCTATTGTACTAAGATTGTATTTCTGGCAAAATAAGATTCATAGATAAACTACCGTATTCGAAAACGTGAGTAAGATGTCATTGTTATGTAACAGTACTTATCTCATATGTGAgtcatatgtatatatatttaattcGTACCAGTGTCAAAATTATTGTTTCTTCAAACATCATCATTTTTGACACCGCTATCTAGATCTAATATTTGATTTATTAAGTTCAAAACGGGCCCAAAGTGTAAACTTTGCAATATCTCAATCTCGACTCAAATTAGGTACCTCGTCACGTAATTCGCTCAGTTAAATGTTGGGTGCCGTATTAATATCCGGTTGGATCTCAATATCCGGCGCCCATCTGTCAAATGTTCGGGcgttaatttgacttgtgttgcGGCTGCCGATCGGGGCAGGAACTGGAAAACCTTCAGTGCCTTTAATGACATTATGCTCGTACACATTCGAAACCCATGTACCTACAGTCAATTACAtaaataactccgtatagacagataaagtctaagaaaaaaacgcacctcagtaccatacagataaaggtacggtggcctagatggctaatattaatatttgacattttaacacataaacTGAGGTCCAAAgatttaagcctgtgtcaagagatggcagtctatgcactgtgattacacattttatttcgacattaattctctataatactagaTAGAGAgaatacagtcaaccaattggaactctaggccactgtagaactatgtcatagtgacgctataaatcagattgtaagaagtctcttactgcttgtaattttgacatggttgtgagtggcctaggttccaattggttgactgtacttctgTTGGAGTTATTATCTGAGCCCCTAATGAAAATCGATATTCTTATGTTTCATTTTAGAAggaatttttgtttttataaactaTATTTCCAaaattaaagtcacacacaggtcgaacgcgattaattaacattatttttaccttttttcccaacgtttcggccaggttgcactggccgtggtcgcggaagactgacgtcccagcaaagtgtcaccggagatgtaaacaacacaaaactacccgatattaatttatataaatgttcggggtagacaaataaatataatctacccgcttttagctattgtttatttcccaccgcacgacacacagcactcacaacatccgcgcactggtccgaagatagatcttttggtttgaacatttgaatcactggtccccatgttggcgataatctatacccgtcttccctgttaaagtttttaggatattttttaatttcgatcgactacctcacaatccggggataatagtgtcgctcggtggaaagaactttgggtttgtgtagctcaatccagtgattcgtttccgcagtaagcaagtgctcggcgattgcagatttgtgtatatggcgatttttaactgccgctatgtgttccttcaccctctcTTGAACGCTGCGCTTTGTTTGGCCAATATACGCACTTCCACAACTGCAATCTATCTTGTAGACACCCGGACTTTGGTACGGAATGACATCCTTAGGACTGCGTAAGAGACTCGCTACTTTAGATAACGGTGTGTATACAGTCTTAATGGAGACTTTTCTTAGTACTGATCCAACTTTATCCGTTATCCCTTTCACATACGGCAAAAAGGCTGGTTGCCTGTCAACCTGCGGATGTCTCTCCCCTTCTTAGTCTTGCGCGGGATTGTCTGCAAATACCCATTTTTCCTCAGCACCTTCTGAACATGGGCTAACTCCTCGTCTAAGTGTTCAGAGTCACATAAGTCTCGAGCCCTGTTAACCAAGGATGTGACCACCGATTGCAGATGTCTCGGATGATGATGGGAAGAAGCTTGCAGGTACCTGTCAGTGTGGGTGGGCTTTCTGTATACGGAGTGTGCCAGGGTTCCATCTGGTTTAGCTTTCAACTTTACATCCAGGAAAGGTAGGGATCTGTCGCTCTCCATCTCGAAGGTAAACTTTACCTTTGGATGGATGGAGTTTAAATGGTCAACGAACCGTTCCACTGTATCGGAGCTGCCCCTCAAAATGCAGAACACGTCATCTACGTATCTCTTCCACAGTGTAATCACAGGCGGTCCGGAGCGTAATGCTAACTCTTCAAAATGCTCCATCCATATGTTAGCAATTACTGGGGCTACTGGACTGCCCATTGCTACTCCATCCACCTGCAGATAAAACTGTCCATGGTAGAGGAAATAATTCCCCTCCAGACAATGCTCCAACAGCGTGACGTACCCCTCAGGATGACCGTTCTCCACGAGTTTCGTCTTAACAATGCCCAGACACTCCCTTAATGGAACATTGGTGAATAACGACTCCACGTCGAAACTCACCATAATCTCCTCTGGTTCCAATTTTATGGTCTTCACAATGTCAATAAAATGACGAGAGTCCTTTACAAACGACGTAGTCTTCCCTACTAGCGTTTGCAATACACCCGCAACATGCTTCGCTAAGTGGTATGAAGGAGATCCAATCTGACTAACAATAGGCCTCAAGGGTATGCCAGACTTGTGCACCTTTGGTAGCCCATACAACTTCGGTGGTTGTACCACTTTTGGCATATGAAGATTGGTAAAGTCGTCCCCAGTAAACAACTCCTCGTGTTCTTTGATGAGCTTCCTCAGACGTGTTGTGACCCTGGCAGTAGGATTGTAGTTGACGGGTTTGTACACACTCCTATCAGCAAGAAGAGCCTGAATTTTGCTGTCATAGTCTAACCTATCCATGACTACAGTCGCGTTTTCTTTATCAGCTTTTAAAACGAGTAAATCCTCATTGTCCCGGAGGGCTTTTAAAGCATGACGCTCGGCTGTAGAAATGTTGCTTTTGGGCAGTCTGACCTTGCGAAGTAATAcctgtaactaaacctccgctcaccttacttatctacttacttacttgactaaccaacagtatagctaacccccctttaaatatatcccgtaaatttggccttgtgatcgtctagcgtgaataagtagaacccttcgatgtgaaccgcgataacctagatcctttaatgagtatcagctgtatttttgactaatttttaaattattatttatttatattttgaagaagaataaaggttattgtagcataataatatagtgttatagaagagtattttatcagatttaggcctagaaagttatgagtgagaaaattaatgacgtaatgaagaaatttttagaatagaagtcagtgagtgaaacatacatgaaataaatattaaaaaatattttagtaatcatccgctacgccttattagtggtcccggcttgggcaagggcttgcgatacggtatgggacccctgacctgatcaaaccactttatcaggatcctaagcaagtaagcctgaagggctatctatctacaaactaacccctttttttattttgtttctttttccctagctaaaccccccttttccccaatactgctaatagaccataacttctcgatctttctaatgttttatcgagacaccgagcagttgctaacttttataagaactaagtctactaacttttctaagcttttgactttccatcagtggacggcgctcgcatgccactgggccctataacaaacctatgctttttattccaaagaatagtttgtttccctaaccatcttgatagaatttacctttaaaaccagttagcaacactaagtgtcccgcagccacaccgaaagatcagaaattgctaccacaattattaatttcactcagataaattaagtaataagagattttataaattaccagttctaccacttattttaagatagtaaacaccacatttaaagtccatttaaaccatataaatagtagtagttaaattatttctccacaatacacgttgaccaattataatttaagaccaatcataagagaactctactttcatagaaatagtgtgtgactctaccctactcctatcgttttccctactctaacatatctgaaacacagaccgtcacttaccatagatcttgtgttcaaaatatgcacaagtgtatccctaccataagctgtacagttcagccagcgaagctgagataggcaacctataggcttgtgttcttatccccccctctgctcttgcccgcgggctagggtagcagagagtagatcgccctatccgtgtatatatccagtattctaggacacaccagtaccagccacatgagagacccagctgcgatcaactttacttagatgtggatcgatcacaaccgaaatccccagcgaccaacgccagcatggaccagagcaccgagtaaataaatataaatatatataggaccccagcctcaaatactgccgacttcagtgagcaaggattactcctaatgtctttcgtcaatcgtgaaagtcctcacttccatctaacagttggactctttgagaccggtgagaaagcacgcttttgtaagtataaaaaagcgtccaagcctccacttggaacaaaaagacccctaaacgccttatgtttaacaccgcgaggtataaagcgcttagccggacaacagtctgtcacaaacaatgatctggcttataactttcacaaaataaccccatagaaaattactaagttcaattttactgaccaactaaacaaacgaatgaagtttcctttacgtgctataatctaagcttagttttgcaagaattattccctacaaaaccaaacacagacttatctccaagcaccagccatacatcgacccagtctttgtattgcttaacggcactcatgaaacaaagcacagaaaacttcactatacacatcaatttaaatgtaacactacactataaatagaacactaaaataaccccacaactgacagtaaagcaattccaccataggtctaagttcaactgtacgacgatattgtccccgcacaaccaaacagagacacaatttcaaagtttacaatcacttagaataatttccaagtaaaaacaaacagagaaataatagcagaacaacttcactcaccagtataacacacgaaagccagagacactgttagtcttgtagatattttaagaatgacgcgcgtcggctcgctccgacccttttatagattctatctccgacttccgacttccgacatccgacttccgacttctgacattcgacttccgacttctgacatccgacttccgacttctgacattcgacttccgacttctgacatccgacttccgacttctgacatcggacttccgacaagatggctactcaatcgtgtgctttgtttactaagtcttatgccctatgcattagagttcacgattaacacacggatgtttgcttatcaacacgtgccgagtacacgtgttttagagagagacagagctattgatattgatacctatgtaatccaatagtggagcgattcgcaaatatttttacgtaaatattattttgtggaacattcttatttattttgtaagtaatttcgcaatgaaatattttatctgttactaaatgttacattgaatgatatactcaggaagcataataaccaatattagtcattattatttctttgacttgtaaatgaaatccagacataatatcggaacgttactcagctgacaactgtcagtgtcagtattccgtccatgtgaatgtagtttgttgataaatacgtttttccaacctgttttgcaccaaataatagtgaattttatgagtgaagacgtgactaaacatgtgataaaccatcaaagatattatttgttaaaatattcaatgaaatcccgaagtaaatatgcaccaaaaagttggtcaaggaaaagttgattcgccgtaagttttatatgtaataacgagtccatttcctcatcatagacgcttgttctgttacaactcgcccccgattggatttcttttataaaatacaaagtggtttgtaaaaaaatccaatctcacttagcaaaagaagcaataaaattgaataaaagaagaatatctctagatcagtcggaaatatccccccatttctaatcgtgtggtgtgtattccaatactatgcaactgctagcgactcagttttgaaattagctcatcagaatctcgacaatgaaccatgataacccctttctcagagtccacgcatcgccagggataccaggttgtgaatctgataggtcctactaacccgttcttgctagctcgttccccggtcgcggcgaatattcattccatccacactgttggaccggaataattatcgtaataatttcaacgagttcacaataacttcccacgcaattacgaagaaacctttagagctctcattataagtccagagccttcaatctccattgtcgaaactcaaaccaattcctctacctaatcactcccAGCCACATGctttggcgcatgtctcatacttgaataaaatatacagaCTTAAAGTTTATTtgagtgtgttttttttttttataaaacaaaccttaaatgacataagcatgtacctcaactTGGTACCACATCCTtgatcaaatgaagaaatgatttgatgatactaaacttcacatatttGAACAAATAACAAGGACACAAATATcgaaaagagcctcgttctcactagacgatatcggcccttaaatatgtcgattgtcaaatacatcccattcaagatgaggtgtgtggattcagtgtgggtcttattaccttgtagAGTGAGTAGCCAcgaaaaactacccttgaaatgggtcgaatccaaatggattttaacctaaccgaTAAGCTTTTTATGGCTAATGTGTTTCCCTCAGCCCCCCCGCTGTTTATTCcccgcaaattccgaccaaactagttttgaccactttccagcgctgtctgtctatatcaatccactcattctataaaaaaatacattcaagacacacatcattcagtcattcatcccattcaaaacatccttacatctataaacattcatcatctctaaattattcacacacacacacacaatgtaaccattcttacttcctcattcgctctttcactcgatctcaacagaaagccaactcttttaaaagtaatcaaaataacgaataaaaatggaaataaaattacacaacaacttcaaaagtttacgtatcccattttactccactctaccctgactcgaaggcaaaaaaaaaaaaatttctatTTATCTATGataggtttcattttatacgtctatatttcatttttacaaaatatttattaaccgcaaacaatttgacaatgtgtgaaaattgtttgatgcacatactaaaaataaaatgttcatacgaacaaaatgttacattttatgtTCACATTTTAACTAGAGTCAATTACTGTAAGGACACTACCCTACTTTCACTTTCCttgtctttgttttttttttttctacagttCATAGCGCAAGATTGAtagcataaaatgcaaaaatttaataaaagtaagtacagtcagctaAAAAATTAGTGGCCCTCTCTACTCCGATCTTTGTAGGATAAAATACTGACCAAGTTATGCTTAGGAACGAGGATCTGCTGTGTCTGTGATCTGAGTGATTACCGATATCGTACAGTATACCACCctatataatgtaataaatgataacgcataaataataaatatcactgctaactgtaataactaaaatgaaaaatagtttTTCCACCGCTCTGAATTTTCTAATGTCTACCCCAGGTAGACTAGATACTATATGTCCaattatgattatattaaaagaaTCCAACCATACAATGAATGTTCAATACATTCTCTATacaaaaaaaagatttaaaaaaaaattgttgtccacataatgaaccgacttctttatctagataataaaaaagatccgtattatagatttacatccaccatacaccactttataatcctaggaatgaaactactaaatgacaGTGAAACTTTACGATGGGCTAGCCAATAAGGCCCTTTATCACACAGAtcactatagaaataaaattaattttagtcaaaattttgacttctaccacccctataataataacactgcatctcaataaaattttgaaaaactcatgacgcatttaaaataatgataatgatgatgatgataagaaagaaaaataataatgttccacataagtatgtcgcaataaataaacattctttACTAAGAAGTCATTAACTTGTAACCAATATACTCATAGAATTTACATTACACAtcatgtaatgttcataataaacgcataatacaattttgcaaaaaaaaaagtaattgcagttttgaagtggttttcatgtttttaattttttcccgcaaaatatgatgtatccttaattttgatatggttttgatatttttttgtaaaatataatgtaacatcaaatttgatgtgattttgataaaatatattccctttttttttttcaaactatctgcaa is part of the Leguminivora glycinivorella isolate SPB_JAAS2020 chromosome 10, LegGlyc_1.1, whole genome shotgun sequence genome and encodes:
- the LOC125230374 gene encoding uncharacterized protein LOC125230374, with the translated sequence MDRLDYDSKIQALLADRSVYKPVNYNPTARVTTRLRKLIKEHEELFTGDDFTNLHMPKVVQPPKLYGLPKVHKSGIPLRPIVSQIGSPSYHLAKHVAGVLQTLVGKTTSFVKDSRHFIDIVKTIKLEPEEIMVSFDVESLFTNVPLRECLGIVKTKLVENGHPEGYVTLLEHCLEGNYFLYHGQFYLQVDGVAMGSPVAPVIANIWMEHFEELALRSGPPVITLWKRYVDDVFCILRGSSDTVERFVDHLNSIHPKVKFTFEMESDRSLPFLDVKLKAKPDGTLAHSVYRKPTHTDRYLQASSHHHPRHLQSVVTSLVNRARDLCDSEHLDEELAHVQKVLRKNGYLQTIPRKTKKGRDIRRLTGNQPFCRM